The Octopus bimaculoides isolate UCB-OBI-ISO-001 chromosome 17, ASM119413v2, whole genome shotgun sequence genome includes the window tatcgaCCAGATCACCATGTTGTTGTTAGCTacaatctactactactactactgctactgctgctgctgctattactactaatagtagtgatgctgctgctgctgatactactactactactactactactactactactactactactactactactactactactactactactacttacaagAAACATGAATCAGAAGTGGATGATGGAAAGAGGTAGATTATTAGCATTCATTCTTGCTATATGTACTTTGGAAAAttctcagatatacatacatacacacaaatacacagagccatatatatatatacatacatggaaaaatacacatatacacataacaaaacacacCGGAGTGTTATACATTAAACAACATTAACTACggaataaaattgaaatcaattgTGTTCTGTAGTTCAGGTTGTTTAAGGTGTAACACACTCCCTTTCTCATGTTAAAGACATTGATTATGTATCTGgttttgtttctattgttattgttgtgcaaGCATCAGTTAAAACATTCATAGGCTGAGCAAGACATTCTcgtggaatgtgaccaaatgaggtttatttttcaacacagtCCCCCTTTGccatccacacacttcttccatcggtgttactatacttggatcccattggtgaagaagctatcAACCTgttagtcaatatatatatatatatatacatatatactcttttaattgtttcagtcatttgactgcggccatgctggagcgccgcctttagtcaaacaaatcgacctcaggacttattctttgtaagcctagtacttattctatcgatctcttttgccgaaccactaagttacggggagataaacacaccagcatcagttgtcaagcaatgctaggaggacaaacacagacacacacacacacacacacatatatatacatatatatgacgggcttctttcagtttctgtctaccaaatccactcacaaggctttggtcggcccgaggctatagtagaagacacttgcccaaggtgccacgcagtgggactgaacccggaaccatgtggttggtaagcaagctacttaccacacagccactcctgcgcctatatatatatataaaaaggggcactaaaatcttttaagtgctcaGGGCCTCGATGGGACTTAATCCGGCCCTGTGTAGGACCGGTGTAGTGCTGCACAACCTATTTCGAAggaaatgttaaaacttaggtaaataagtaattttttattaagcataactGGCCCTGGAACTTTTTGATGCCACCTCGCATAATATGGTGGAGGAAGGAACATTTGTATACGTGTACCATTCTActgtatatgtgagagagggaatacttatatttttatttttaccttcctATCTTCTGCCTTGGAAACGTAGTTtcataattaaaacaacaaaagaagaagCATGAAAATTCAGTTGTTTATGATTTTTGTTGATTGATAATGCTTTATTCGTTTATCTTTACTTACAATTAGAGCTGCTTGTTTTTACTTGTCTACACTATATTCCATACAAAGTCTGAAAGATCACCAATTTTCTTAATGTTATTGTTAACACCCCTACACATttgcacacaggcacatatacacatacacaagtgcatgcacacacacacacagatgcatgcatgcacacacatacagacgcttacacacatacatacatgcatacgtacatacgtaggtgaacacacgtgcacatgcacacttatacacacgtacagatggtcacatacatacatacatgcatacagacgtacacagtcacacacacagacacaatacacacgtatttgtgtgtgtgtgtgtgtgtgtgcgtgcattcacacattcactcactcacaaaagcaaccgaataatgacatacatacatacatacatacatacaaacaaacatacatacatacatatatacatacatacgtacatacatacacacacacatacacacacacagatcattcATACACTCAAACTACAGGCATAAAAGCCAACAACACTTTGGCACTTTGGATATTTTTTCCCCACCAATTTATTCTGCTAAATTGCAAATTCTTTTAATGAAAGGCACAAATGCCAGCCAATCAAATTCATTACCACCTTGTTACTACATTACTTTTCACTAATTTATCAACTACTGAACTGATCGTTAGGTGATAATGACTGATTGattagtaaaaataaacaaatctacagcaaacaaaataaaaaagacaaaaaggtaTGAAAATCATGAATTAAGTTATATACAATGTGAAACATATTGGCCTAAAGTGTGTTTTACACGTTTCCTGGATGGCCTATTGCTTACAGTGGCTCCTTATGAAATTAATCGAATCAGGTTATTAATAGCGGAGTAATTAGTGACACACTTAAAATGGCAAATACACAACTGAATTAATTCATTTAAGTCTGTATTGCTGTATTGACCAGAGGTAAACATTGGTGAATGATGTTGAACTAAACCAAAAGCAAACATGAAGGAGACAACTGGGAATGTTGTGTCAAAGCCAATTAAATTTGTCTCTATAGttatatatctgtctgcctgaCAGCCtctttgttatataatatatatatattatatgtgtgtgtatatatatatatatatatatatatatattatatgtatatataatatatatgtatatataNNNNNNNNNNNNNNNNNNNNNNNNNNNNNNNNNNNNNNNNNNNNNNNNNNNNNNNNNNNNNNNNNNNNNNNNNNNNNNNNNNNNNNNNNNNNNNNNNNNNNNNNNNNNNNNNNNNNNNNNNNNNNNNNNNNNNNNNNNNNNNNNNNNNNNNNNNNNNNNNNNNNNNNNNNNNNNNNNNNNNNNNNNNNNNNNNNNNNNNNNNNNNNNNNNNNNNNNNNNNNNNNNNNNNNNNNNNNNNNNNNNNNNNNNNNNNNNNNNNNNNNNNNNNNNNNNNNNNNNNNNNNNNNNNNNNNNNNNNNNNNNNNNNNNNNNNNNNNNNNNNNNNNNNNtatatatacagtcatatacatacacacactacatatacgtGAGTTAAACCTGTTGAAATCATGTTATTACTGTTTAGTTAACTGCCACAAAACAAACTTTACTTCAGCGAGACAACATTCAGTATAATTCCAGATTTCAGTCACACATCTCATGTTTGCTTAACTCgcccttctcttcctttctctgtttgtctgtctgtctgtctgtctctctctctctctctcacacacacacacacacacacaagaatacatgTTCAATAGAAATTGTTGTCTTTCTATTATTGTTGCTTATTCCGCAGATCATCCCTTGGTTGCacagacctatgaccaaacatattctatccatgaccatcccCTCTTAACAGACAGTTAATTGATATAATTCCCTATGACCttttttgttaataaaaatacaGACAATATGATCTGAATCGAGacttgactcctatttctagcatgccaagTGACAATATAGATTAgtgcttcccaaccattttttacttatggacccccCCTTGATTAATATTCTATTCTGGTGAACCCCTATAGCCAGTCaatgtttaaaagctagtttttatagagacttctttcaaaattcctattttgtttttttacacgcTCACTCGTATAGGTTTGCAATATTGAAAACCTTGAAGCTATagggtgttattcaggcactcaactatatGTCCACTGCATccagtagcagaaacagctgtaagctaatgaagttcataaagtaactgtttattcctttgtcatctcattttcttattagtGCTCTGTCCTGTATATTGAGTtcaacaccaggttattagtcacGCAATacctaagcaaaatattaaaacatatatatatatatatatatatatatatatatatatatatatatatacgaggtggtttcaaaaagttcctggactagttctgttgTGCACCAACAGATGTCAGCACAgggttgtgtgtgcagtgagagctagtagagaccttcatgagacagtgtgccAAATGACATCGcggtgtttactttgcaagttgtgaaatttgtgatcacgtgtatgctgtagtctgcgattttgtcagagacaggaagttggaacaaagagccaatgtgaaattttgcatcaGATTTGGgaaatctgctacagagacatcaagcatgctttggcaagcttacggtgacaaggcaatgggtcgtacacaaTGTTTCCAGTGGCACAGACGTTTCGAAAGCAGAAGAATGTTGCTGGaagatgagtgatctggaagacctgccacaagcatCACCCCCATAAATATGGAGAAAACTCATCAGCTTTTTCATGAGGATCACTGGAggacaaacaacaacattgctGATGTGGTTGGTCTGTTGTATGGATCCATGCAGGCAATCGTAACGTCTGAATTGAACACGTGGCAtatctctgccaagtttgtctcTCGCCTGCAGACCACTGAGCTGAAAGAATATCCAGCTGGTGTCTATCAAGATCTTCGTCAATGTGCTGCTGACAACCCATCCTTCACATCAAGGATCATCACCAGTGACAAGAATTGGGTCTACAGGTATGACCCTGAGatgaaacagcagccaaagagcccttcatctccacAACAGAAGAAGGCATGACAGAGcagcagctcaatcaagagcatgctcatagtttttttttgttttttttatgacatCTGCAGTATTGTGCATCTgcagtattgtgcatcgagaattctcCAGAACCAGACTGTCAATTTTCTCTCCAGTCCTTTGGTTTCTGAGTTCATTCATCCTTTCGTGCTTGATAAAacaaagcaccagtcaagtacaagGGTTGATGGTATTCGATAATACTCTCCcctcgaaactgctggctttgtaccagaattaaaaactattttagaatAACAGTTATCAATGCAAACTtgttaaaagttaaaagaaaaacaattttttttcttcttatttcttcatgTCTCTAAATCAGTGAATTTAATGTAACGTAATGTTTGTTTAATATCAAACTAGGCTACACTTCATAAAAGTCTGTAAGTAGATGTATGTTTATCGTACTTAACCTCCCAACACAACCAGTTTTGAACAAGATGACATAACTGCGCATTTCTAAAAGATAATAATCATGTCTATTTTTGTTGAAGTTTTAAGTAATGAAAATTAGCGATAATCTTTCTTGTTCCTGTTCCTTTTAACACACCCATCTCTTTTACATTCGTTTTTCCTGTCTTTTAGTGAACAATTTACAGATAATATTTCTTAGTCGTTTATTTCAACAAATAGACATTTTAAATGTCTGTCATCTTAGAAATCGCACCAGAACTAAATTTATGACATCTGAGTCAATTCTGACATAATTTACGCAGGATAATTGCACATTTAGTTTCAGTAGTTTAGAGGAAATAAGTTGTCagagatttattttttctttcgttttgtgtGAACACGTTTGAGTAAAATGAAGGTCTCATCTCGTTACTAAATTATATGTTATGCttggtgaaaataaaaattaatattcattcattcatacatacatacatacatacatacatacataaacacacacacacacatatatatacacacatagtcgTCTGAGTATCTATATTAAagcatatgtgcttgtatatttatcaacagagtgggtatattaatcagaatatacagtattatagatccattacggccgatcttatcaatcaaacagttttgcaCTGGGTATAAAAACCATATGTTAGATAACAGCATGGATAAGTAATATTGcatgctcttcagagatggcagaaATATTGCAGGATTCCTGCTATCTCTGAAGACTGCACAATATTATTTAAATGTGCTGTTATCTAACATTTGGTTTTAACTCCCAGAACAAAACCAATTGATAACAACACAATTAAGTaatacttagcagtttggcaaaagagactgatagaataagtaccaggcttaaaaaataaaaagtaatggagtcagtttgttcgattaaaattcttcaaggcagtgccccagcatggcctcagtctaatgactgaaacaaataaaagaataagagaataagagaatataaaagaataagagaataagagaatataaaagaataagagaatgggTCGGTGCACATGACCTTTGCAGGTCTTCCAAGATTAGCGAAACTGTTGCTGTTCATCTTCCATTTCAACTCTTGCAGACCAACACCAGCAGTAAAAACATAAGAGATGCAGATTCCAGAGGAATAATATTCTGGGGAAGAAGGATTGGATGCGTGGGTATTTTCTTTAGTTGCTAAGtctgaaggaaggaaggaaggaaggaaggagcaGTGCCCATACATTTCAGAGAATCTTTGAGACAATGGTCAGATTGTGGACGGGAGGGTACAACAGGGATGATGAGAGATGGTGAGATAAGTGAGTGTTACTTATATACAATTTCTGTTCAGTGACAATGATGACATAATACTTGTCATTGATGTTTTGGtcatcaatgtttctttttttcctttttttagatCCTGTCGAATTAAAACAGGTTACATCTAATTACGGAATTAGTTAAGTTCAAAGGTCATAGAATTACCAAATGTAATTAGTGTCAGAATTAGTAAAAAGGTCACCTATCATTAAGTCCAGTGGCTTACTTCAAAATGGCACACAACCATCTCTTCTCAAGGTATGTACTATTGTTGTATGACGTAAAAAACATTCAACCAATCAGTTTTCATTTATCTCGTATGTATTAGGTGCAGGTTTGGCTGTGtcattaagaagctcactttgctaccatgtggttttgggttcggttccactgcatggcaccttgggcaatcgtcttctgttatagctccagactgaccaatgTCTTGCAAGAAACTGAGGAGGCCtgttatgtatatagatgcatgtgtgtgtgtgtgtgtgtgtgtgtgtgtgtgtgtgtgtgtgtgtatgtgtgtgtgtgtgtctgtgtgtcatacctacccccactactgcttgatgctcagtgttggtttgtttatgttccttgCAACCTAggagtttagcaaaagagaccaatagaatatgtacaggcttaaaaaaaaacataaatactgcagtcaatttcttcaaataaaacccTTCTGCCCTTGCTGAGTTCAGCCAGGGATGGTGGAGTGGGGTTGGAGAGAGACCTTTGGGTTCCATTCATATAACCAGTGCATGTCTGAGAGGTACTGCTCTCCCATTGATCcagtaaaatggtaaaaaaaggggttttttttaatattcttcctgAGTCAAGGATTCATAaagctggtttcctggtttccatggggTATAAGTAACCAAGATTACCACATTCCCCTGAATGGCATGCTTGTCCATTGTAGGGGTCAAGGCCAGCGAGGGAACCAGCCAGTTACATCAACTCAacttcagtacttaactggttctGCATTTTATCAATCTTagagggatgaaagataaagcaggccatggtaggatttgaactcagaacatacagagctGGAAGaagtgctgctaaacattttgtttgatgggctaacgattctgccagattgccagaCTGTCTGAGAGTGAACAATTAAAATTTTGCCTGGCGGCATGGAGGTCATTACTCATTGCTGTGAAAATTAGAATACAGAATATGCATGCAATTAGGAGCAGGCATTCAATAATGCTTCTTTGTGGCATGATGCTGTTCCTAAAATAATATGCAATCGTCTATCAGAAGACCTTTGTCTGGGATAAATATgctaaaaatacatttatgtattccaATGTAAGGAATATCGGTGGTAAATTTCCATTGAAACCTCTGCCAAATCCAAATACAATAGACTAACTGCTTGCTGTAGGTATGTTCAATCAGAAATGACTTAGGGTTGTACAGCCACAACACCGAcggtagcaacaacaagaacagcaacagcaacaagaccaccaccaccacaactactactactaccaccaccaccaccaccaacagcaacagcaacaacaacaacagcaacaagaacaccaccaccaccaccaccaccacaactaccatcaccaccacaaccactactaccaccaccaacaacaaaaacaacagcaacaagaacaccaccaccaccaccacgacaactaccatcaccaccacaaccactactaccaccaccacNNNNNNNNNNNNNNNNNNNNNNNNNNNNNNNNNNNNNNNNNNNNNNNNNNNNNNNNNNNNNNNNNNNNNNNNNNNNNNNNNNNNNNNNNNNNNNNNNNNNNNNNNNNNNNNNNNNNcacaactaccatcaccaccacaaccactactaccaccaccaacaacaaaaacaacagcaacaagaacaccaccaccaccaccacgacaactaccatcaccaccacaaccactactaccaccaccaccaccaacaacaacaacagcagcagcagcaacaaccacaacaacacctCAGAGATATCTGTCTGATACAGGAAACGAAAATTATGTACAGTTATGGAGGTCAAAAGCCAGACACTGTGAAAAATTTATCTAAAATCAGCGCAAAAGAGAACATCTTGGGTTGAAGCCTTAGTTTTCTTATATAATTGTTTTCACTTCCAAAATGTTTatctaagaatataaatattagtCTTAGAACTTcccaggtattttattttatcggaaaaaaacattaagtcaaaatTCACTTCAGGTTTGAACTTtgaaaagcctagtacttattctatcggtcccttttgccaaaccactaagttacgggagacgtaaacacaccaacatcggttgtcaagcgatggtggggggacaaacagagacacacaaatacatacatacatacatacatatacagggtgttcaaaaagtctctccacagtattttattgcaaaataaatacatatatacacacacacacacatacatacataaagagagagaaagagagggaaagtaaCAGATAAAATAGACAGTTTACCATATTCAGTGAAGTCGACAATTACTGATAAGTTCTCTAtggaaagataaaacaaaaaggaaaaaaaaaaaacccaaaaacaaaACTAGAAGCAAACAATGAAagccaaaacgaaaaaaaaaaagtaagatttTAAACAATTCTGCTTTAGATATGATATCATTTTACATAAAGTCTGTTGTTGACACAATGTATTTCCTTCACCAAATATAAAACACTCCGCTATCAAACAAGTTAGGGGGTGGGGTAGAATTTGTCACAGCTGCAATCTAGAAATttttaaatagcaaaaaaaacGAGTTTGAACTAAGTAAAATGTGCTAATTgtatataaagaaagacaaacaaatgatTTCTGGGAGTaattaaacaaaattatgaaaataggagtggctgtgtggtaagtagcttgcttaccaaccacatggttctgggttcagtcccactgcgtggcaccttgggcaagtgtcttctactatagccttgggtcgaccaaagccctgtgagtggatttggtagacggaaactgaaagaagcccatcgtatatatgtatatatatatatataaatgtatgtgtgtttgtgtgtctgtgtttgtccccccaccatcgcttgacaaccgatgctggtgtgtttacgtccccgtaacttagcagtttggcaaaaagagaccaatagaataagtactaggcttacaaagaataagtcctggggtcgattttctcaactaaggcagtgctccagcatggccgcagtcaaatgactgaaacaagtaaaagagtaaaagagagagagtatagttTGAGTGGTATTTTAAAAaccagtatttttgttgttgttgtttagccacaggtcagacCTGATTGAGCAGATTTGCAATCAAAGGAATTCTAGTTATGAACATCCTGTTTAATAATTACCAGCAGTGTTACCACTGCCGCCAATGTCACGCGTGGGGGTTGgtttaattgactaacccccctctcctaaaattgctgggtttgtaccaaaatttgaaaccattattatcatcataactaaggcggcaagctagcagaaacagaaacgttagcatgttaGCAGGATGGTGAACTGATAGAATTGTTGACATTTC containing:
- the LOC106874790 gene encoding uncharacterized protein LOC106874790, coding for MEKTHQLFHEDHWRTNNNIADVVGLLYGSMQAIVTSELNTWHISAKFVSRLQTTELKEYPAGVYQDLRQCAADNPSFTSRIITSDKNWVYRYDPEMKQQPKSPSSPQQKKA